A region of the Silene latifolia isolate original U9 population chromosome 9, ASM4854445v1, whole genome shotgun sequence genome:
TCTCAACAAACAGCCTAAAAGACTGAAATTGACATTCGCCAAATAAACTTCATTGTTCAAAGATAACATGGTTCAAAGGATACTGATAATGAAAGAGCATAATGAAACTACATTGTTCAAAACACAATAGCAGAAGCACGATTGTAAATAAAGTTAAAAAACAACAACATTAGATTAGAGCAGATTGTTTGAAGATTGGCACAACAGTTCAGTGAATGACATAGAAGTGGGTGGTGCTTGGTTGGGTGTATTTGCAGCAGTGGAGGTACTTAGGGAGTTGTCAGTATGGTGTTATGTTCTCCAGGTCTCTTTTCTTGCAGCCCTTGCCTGTCTTTTTTCCCTTGCATTCTTTGCATACTCACTTCTGCCAAGGGGCCTTCCACCAGGAGCTGCAGCTGGCTTTGGAGGTGCAGGGGGTTTTTGCATGTTCTTTTGTAATGACCTAAGCCACCACAGTGGCTACAATTATTAGTCCTCTTCAACCTCTTCACTTGTTAGTCTTTCTTTTCACCAGCTgaatttcttctcttctttgatTTTGGTCTCCCTGGCATGGTCCTCATTGGTGGTGGTAGTGGCTCTGGTAAACCTGTTGGTTCCCCTTGTTTGACACCAGGTATAGGAAAAACAGAGTGGGCATAGGTGAGCATGTACCTCTCCTTTGATTAAGCCTCATCAACATAGTTTCTGAGGTCCATTCTCTTTTCAAGCATGCATGCCATTGCATGGGGACAAGGCAGACCAGTTAAGTCCTAATACCTGCACCCACATGACCTAGTCTTTAAGTTCACAAAAAATTGCTCTCCTTTCAGCTCAACCCCAAACTCACCATCATCAGATTGCATAAATGTAGCAAAACTGGCCTCATCCTTTGCCCATTCCAAGTACTTGGTCACATATGGCATCAACCACTCATCAACTTTTCTTCCACCCTCTTTTTTTTTGACAAATTCTTTGTATTACATATCTCCTCATCCATTCTAAGGGTGTGAGTATTGATTTATCTCTTGCTTCTTTCAAAACTGCATTGAATACTTCACACAAATTGTTCAGAAGAAGGTTTGACTTGCAGTTTACATCAAATGTATGCCTAGACCAATGTTGAAGGGGAATGTCAATCAAGTAGTCATGTGCATCCTTTGATAAGAACTCTATGCCCTTCATTTCTCTCTTGAGATAAGCCTGTAATGATGGAGTttgaatttattaattaaagcaTAAAGTAATGCAGTAATTGAAGCTAAATTAAAGGGAACTACTTAAAGCATAAAGTCTGAAATAGCTAAAAATTTAAACTGAAATAGAATAGAACAGAACTTACCATTGTCAATGCTCTAGCTGCTGCCCAAAATGTTTCTTTGAATAACTGACCACTCCATCTGAGCTTAAAAGTGGCCCAAATATGTCTTGCACAGAACCTTATGTTGGCCTTTGGAACCACATTATCTAGGGCCTCTACTAAACCTTTATGCCTGTCTGACATCACAGTTAAGCCTTCCTCGTCCACCTTCTCAATGTCATGGCTTAAGAGCTCTAAAAACCAGGTCCAAGAATCCCTGTTCTCCACCTCCACCACTGCCCATGCTACTGGGTAGATGTTATTATTCCCATCTAACTCAACTGCCACTAAACACATGCCTGGGTATACTCCTTTCAAATGACAGCCATCAATCCCAAGTATAGGTCTACATCCTATTTTAAACCCTTCTTTGCAAGCTTTCAGGCATGTGTAAAACCTCTTAAATATAAGAGGAGGCCTATCAATATTATCACAATCCAAAAAGCTGAACTGCCAAGATTATATTTGATTAGAGCTTCTGCATAATCCCAGACCCTGGCATATTGGTCATTGCCATTCCCATGGATAACCAGCTTGACTCTTGACCTTGCCAACCAACACCTCATGTAACTGACATGGACCCTAACATGGTTGTGAAATCTTTTTATATTCCCATCCAAGTTAGTTCTCCAGAACTCTAAGTATTTATCAGCAAGGAACTCAGAACCAATCTTTCTATTGTAATTTGACATTACACACTTATGCTTCAACCTCAAACCTTTGATCTGAAATGTCTCTTGGTCTCTCAACTTCCTAGCATACACATAAAACCTACAAGGATTATCAACCTCACATACACTCTTACCCAGCTTTGACCTTTTCTTGTTCCACTCACAGTTACACCTATTGTAGCATTGTGCTGTCACCCTGTCCCTTCCATTGTGAGAATACCAGAAATCATAACCATTCTTCACACTATGATGGATTAAAGCCTTTCTGAATATTTCAACACTTGGGAACTTTAACCCTTTGCTGAGTTTTTTACCTTTCCTAAAATCAAAATCAGGATTGAAAGTAGGGTAAGGACATGCCTCATCATCAGATCACTGAAGACTTCTTAGCTCATCTGAGTCATAATCCACATCTGAACTGACATTAACATCTAAGTCATCAACCCCAAATAAAACCTTCTCATTTGCTTTTGAACATTCACCAGCTTCTTTATTTGCCTTCTTCCCCTCAACACCTAATCCAGCTTCCACTCCCTTTAATACTgagtctccctctttttcttgattattaatgaaataatcaaAAATATTCAAACCAAGGTCAAACTCATTCAAACCAAAATCTTGATCACTCAAAGCTGCTTCACGCACTAACCTCAGAATCGCTGAACTCAGACTcatcattattctcatcaccctCATTTACTTTCTTTGC
Encoded here:
- the LOC141600927 gene encoding uncharacterized protein LOC141600927 — protein: MSLSSAILRLVREAALSDQDFGLNEFDLGLNIFDYFINNQEKEGDSVLKGVEAGLGVEGKKANKEAGECSKANEKVLFGVDDLDVNVSSDVDYDSDELRSLQKGKKLSKGLKFPSVEIFRKALIHHSVKNGYDFWYSHNGRDRVTAQCYNRCNCEWNKKRSKLGKSVCEVDNPCRFYVYARKLRDQETFQIKGLRLKHKCVMSNYNRKIGSEFLADKYLEFWRTNLDGNIKRFHNHVRVHVSYMRCWLARSRVKLVIHGNGNDQYARFSFLDCDNIDRPPLIFKRFYTCLKACKEGFKIGCRPILGIDGCHLKGVYPGMCLVAVELDGNNNIYPVAWAVVEVENRDSWTWFLELLSHDIEKVDEEGLTVMSDRHKGLVEALDNVVPKANIRFCARHIWATFKLRWSGQLFKETFWAAARALTMAYLKREMKGIEFLSKDAHDYLIDIPLQHWSRHTFDVNCKSNLLLNNLCEVFNAVLKEARDKSILTPLEWMRRYDEASFATFMQSDDGEFGVELKGEQFFVNLKTRSCGCRWFVCILQQFVCSDELWQQLPFKQ